The following is a genomic window from Candidatus Moraniibacteriota bacterium.
TATCTTTTATCATGTTCAAGATCTCAGTAAGACAGTAGGCATACCTATTCAACTGATGATTCTTCCGGAAAAATATACAGTCAGTTTCTTTGGGAGAATAGTTCTATCGTTCTTTTATCTTTTCGAATTTTCTAATAGAACAGTATATATACCTCGATCACTAAATTATATACATCCCGATCAAAAGGATTTTCACTCGAAGAAATTTAGTTTGTTGGAGTCGTTAGCTATTCCGCCGCTATCTGCTATGTTTAAAGTTGAAGGAAAAGAGCGTATATCGGACACTCTTAATGATCTTGACGTTTACGGATATGATGTAAAGCAAGTCTTACAAGACTTCCAGGTTTGGCTGGAAGCTCCTCTTGAGAAAAAATTCATTCTTGGTACAGTAGAGAGAAGGAACGATCGAATGATGCTTGTTCTTGTATCGGGGATACCTTTCTTATTGGGATTTTCCTTCCTTTTTATTGTTCGAGGAAATTTTGAAGATATTTCTGTGCCCATAATTTCGTCTTTGATAGTGGCTTTCGTGATGGCTGTTTTCTATGTTCTTTTGAGAAGGAAATAGGGGCTTAATAAAATGAATAAGAACATTTCTTGTGACTTATCATTATCTTGTTGCTAATCTGAAAATGAAACTGGTCTCGGAAAAGGAAAATACCGAGTATTGTGCGGCGCTTGCGGAGGAGCTAAAGGGTTTGAAGAGCAAGAAGGATGTGCGCATGATACTGTGTCCGTCGTTTCCGTTTCTTGGGGATTTCAAGAAAAAATTACCAAAAAGCGTGGCACTTGGTGTGCAGGATGTGCACTGGGAAGACCGGGGAGCGTATACGGGTGAAGTGTCGCCGGCTTCGCTTTCTGATTTTGGAATTTCATATGCGATCGTGGGGCACAGTGAACGGCGGGAATTCTTCGGTGAAACGGATGATATTATAGCGAAGAAACTGACTGCTTGTTTGCGAAATACTCTGCAACCGATACTCTGTGTCGGTGAGACGGCGGCGGAGCGGGCGACCGGAAAGACGTTTGCTGTGATACGCCGGCAGATCGAATCGGTGTGTGCCGGTCTTTCTCCGGAAGCATTCAGGCGTGTTATCATAGCGTATGAACCGCGCTGGGCGATCGGCGCCGACCACACTCCTTCCTCGAATGAAATTTTGGAAGTACTGATTGCGATTCGTCGCACTGTTGTAGAACTGTTTGACCGAGAAAGCGCGGATGCGCTCCCGATTCTCTACGGAGGATCGGTATCGGCGGGGCGGGCGGAGGATATTTTCCATACCTCCGGGCTCTCCGGCGTGCTGATTGGTCGGGAAGGTCTTGTGCCGAGAGAGATAGTGAAGATTGCGAGCCTTCTTTTGAAGGAAGGAAAAAAGTCTGAATAATTCGGTAAGGGAATGCATATGATAGCAAACGTAAAGGACATTCTGATGCAGGCTCAGGAAGGCGGATATGCCGTGGGCGCTTTTAATACGGTGAATCTTGAAACAACGCACGCGATTCTCCACGCGGCGTCCGAACTCCAGTCTCCGGTCATTGTGCAGATGACGGAGAAGACGCTGGACTATGCCGGGGGGCGAGCGATTTATCATTTGGTGCGCGACCTCGCGGAGTGTTACTACTCGAATATTCCCGTTGGCATTCATCTTGATCATGGTAAGAGCTATGAGCTGGTTGAGCGGGCGGTTGATATCGGCTTCACATCGGTCATGTACGACGGCTCTCGCAAGAAATATATCGACAATGCCGCGATGACGAAGCGAGTCGTCGATTTGTGTCATGGCCGAGATGTGTGCGTACAGGGCGAGCTCGGCAGTGTTCCTTATATCGGAGAGGCATCAACGCAGACGATTGTCTGGGAAGAATACATGACGGATCCGGAAGAGGCGTGCCGGTTTGTCGAGGAAACGGGTATCGATACGCTGGCTATCGCTATCGGAAATGCCCATGGATTTTTCCCGGAGCGTCCCGAGCCGGACTATGCGCGTCTCGAAAAACTTCGCAGATGTGTCCGTGTGCCGATCGTGCTTCATGGGGCATCGGACTGGGAAGAAGATCGCGTATCCAAAGTGATCGGGCTCGGCGTGTCGTGTTTCAATGTCGATACGGCGATCCGGCTGAGTTTTTTGAGTCAGTTGTCGCAGACCCTCGCAGGTGGCGATGAGACGGATATCCGAAAGGCGCTCGGCGCGGCTCGGCGAAGTGCCGAAGCGGCGGTATGGAAAAAAATCGAATCTTTCGGATCGGCAGGAAAGGCGAAGGGCAATGCGAGAAAGTCACACAGTGACGACGTCCAACTTGATCCGATCGCAGAGAATATCCAGGGGGAATAAATAAACGCGTTATGACAAAAAGAAAGCTTGCATTATTGCTTATTTTTCCAACGATTATTGTTGTGAACATAGTATCAATTATTGCGGTATCGCTTATTTTTCATGATTCTGACGCATCAGGTAAGATAGGTCTTTTCTCTCCAGCGCTGTTCCAGATCTTTTGGCTTACCATTATAGCGTTTTATAGTGGCTTTGATGTGCTGGGTCCTAGTGAAGTTATTCCATCTCCAAATGTATTAGGTTGGTTTTTGGCTCTAATTAGTTCGTTGGCTACCTTTGTGGCGTACTACCTTCTTTCGTCCACGATTGCCGGACTCTGGTTGAAGTACAGGTATCGAAAAATGTAAGCGGATTTTCTGTTCCATGCGGGTTTTCACGAGAATTAAATTTCTTTTTATGAAACGAATTGCAATTAACGGGTTTGGGCGGATCGGGCGGACGGTATTTCGGATTCTGTCGGAACGGGCTGATGCGGAGATTGTGGCTGTGAATGACCTCTCGGATGCGGCGACACTCGCGCATCTTTTGAAACACGATACAGCATTTCGCACGTTTTCTCATTCGGTTTCTTCGAAAGAGGGTATGCTAGTGGTGGATGGCCAAGATATTCCGGTATTGTCCGAGCCGGATCCGGAG
Proteins encoded in this region:
- a CDS encoding class II fructose-bisphosphate aldolase family protein — encoded protein: MIANVKDILMQAQEGGYAVGAFNTVNLETTHAILHAASELQSPVIVQMTEKTLDYAGGRAIYHLVRDLAECYYSNIPVGIHLDHGKSYELVERAVDIGFTSVMYDGSRKKYIDNAAMTKRVVDLCHGRDVCVQGELGSVPYIGEASTQTIVWEEYMTDPEEACRFVEETGIDTLAIAIGNAHGFFPERPEPDYARLEKLRRCVRVPIVLHGASDWEEDRVSKVIGLGVSCFNVDTAIRLSFLSQLSQTLAGGDETDIRKALGAARRSAEAAVWKKIESFGSAGKAKGNARKSHSDDVQLDPIAENIQGE
- the tpiA gene encoding triose-phosphate isomerase, translating into MKLVSEKENTEYCAALAEELKGLKSKKDVRMILCPSFPFLGDFKKKLPKSVALGVQDVHWEDRGAYTGEVSPASLSDFGISYAIVGHSERREFFGETDDIIAKKLTACLRNTLQPILCVGETAAERATGKTFAVIRRQIESVCAGLSPEAFRRVIIAYEPRWAIGADHTPSSNEILEVLIAIRRTVVELFDRESADALPILYGGSVSAGRAEDIFHTSGLSGVLIGREGLVPREIVKIASLLLKEGKKSE